A portion of the Oncorhynchus nerka isolate Pitt River linkage group LG27, Oner_Uvic_2.0, whole genome shotgun sequence genome contains these proteins:
- the ier3 gene encoding radiation-inducible immediate-early gene IEX-1, with the protein MYTRSNSLVLSIPTNNYQGQFAYRAMPRSKEPEIFTFERIPAQEPQRYTAVRQRRKNTRVQYPANVRKYLPPAEKSAAKRWLVALCLVLFLQIYTEDACIETPISAESLPVEAPEEASYAQYKVLPFQSAEEQARQLTDGVSTELSAVNHQDQLVGEQSDNIWRKLVNTTCPCWDGEMNRMHRQSTRNGYVVALLYPAVYHRLGSEN; encoded by the coding sequence ATGTATACACGATCAAATAGTTTGGTATTGTCAATTCCGACTAATAATTATCAAGGACAGTTCGCTTACAGGGCGATGCCGCGGAGCAAAGAGCCAGAAATCTTCACATTTGAGCGAATCCCAGCTCAAGAGCCACAACGCTACACAGCAGTGCGCCAGCGAAGGAAGAACACCCGGGTACAGTACCCAGCCAATGTCCGAAAATACCTTCCACCTGCCGAGAAGAGCGCTGCCAAGCGCTGGCTCGTTGCTCTGTGCCTGGTACTGTTCCTGCAGATCTACACGGAGGACGCTTGCATCGAGACACCGATCAGCGCCGAGAGTCTTCCGGTCGAGGCACCCGAGGAGGCGTCCTATGCGCAATACAAGGTACTACCATTCCAGTCAGCAGAGGAACAGGCGCGTCAACTCACAGACGGTGTCTCCACCGAGCTCTCAGCTGTCAATCATCAAGATCAACTTGTTGGTGAGCAGAGTGACAACATCTGGAGAAAGCTGGTCAATACGACGTGTCCCTGCTGGGATGGCGAGATGAATCGCATGCACAGGCAGAGCACAAGGAACGGCTACGTCGTAGCCTTGCTCTACCCGGCAGTTTATCACAGACTGGGATCCGAGAATTGA